One genomic window of Halobellus limi includes the following:
- a CDS encoding alpha-ketoacid dehydrogenase subunit beta — MSTKPETASTDRTETLTVREAIRAALREEMEQDEDVFVMGEDVGKFGGVLDVTDGLFEQFGGERVRDTPISEAGFVGAGVGAAATGSRPVVEVMFSDFLGVAGEQIMNQMSKMRYMFGGKIEMPVTVRTTEGGGMGAASQHSGTPHTWFAHFPGLKAVTPGTPAAAKGLLKSAIRSNDPVFFFENKMMYEQSGEVPTDPGYTLPIGEASVEREGEDVTVVATQRLVGESLDVADDLAGETSVEVIDLRSLYPLDTDTLADSIRKTGRMVVADESPLSYGVHAEVITRMVENEFFSLDAPLQRVGVPDTHIPFSTPLEDEVVPDGDDVRDAISQVV, encoded by the coding sequence ATGAGCACCAAACCCGAGACCGCATCCACCGACCGAACCGAGACGCTGACCGTACGCGAGGCGATCCGCGCGGCGCTCCGCGAGGAGATGGAACAGGACGAGGACGTCTTCGTGATGGGCGAGGACGTCGGGAAGTTCGGCGGCGTCCTCGACGTGACCGACGGCCTCTTCGAGCAGTTCGGCGGCGAACGCGTCCGCGACACGCCCATCAGCGAGGCCGGATTCGTCGGCGCGGGCGTCGGCGCGGCCGCCACCGGCTCTCGCCCCGTCGTCGAGGTGATGTTCTCCGACTTCCTCGGCGTCGCCGGCGAACAGATCATGAACCAGATGTCGAAGATGCGCTACATGTTCGGCGGGAAGATCGAGATGCCCGTCACCGTCCGGACGACCGAGGGCGGCGGGATGGGCGCGGCGAGTCAGCACTCTGGGACGCCGCACACCTGGTTCGCGCACTTCCCGGGGCTGAAGGCCGTGACGCCCGGCACCCCGGCGGCCGCGAAGGGGCTTCTCAAGTCCGCGATCCGTTCGAACGACCCGGTGTTCTTCTTCGAGAACAAGATGATGTACGAGCAGTCGGGCGAGGTCCCGACCGACCCCGGGTACACGCTCCCGATCGGCGAGGCGAGCGTGGAACGGGAGGGCGAGGACGTCACCGTCGTCGCGACCCAGCGCCTCGTCGGCGAGTCGCTCGACGTCGCCGACGACCTCGCGGGCGAGACGAGCGTCGAGGTCATCGACCTCCGGTCGCTCTACCCGCTCGACACCGACACGCTCGCCGACAGCATCCGGAAGACCGGCCGGATGGTCGTCGCCGACGAGAGCCCCCTCTCCTACGGCGTCCATGCGGAGGTAATCACCCGGATGGTCGAAAACGAGTTCTTCAGCCTCGACGCGCCGCTGCAGCGCGTCGGCGTGCCTGACACGCACATCCCGTTCAGCACGCCGCTGGAGGACGAAGTCGTCCCGGACGGCGACGACGTCCGCGACGCGATCAGCCAGGTGGTCTGA
- a CDS encoding thiamine pyrophosphate-dependent dehydrogenase E1 component subunit alpha, whose product MSSISIEDTDGRREILRRMLTIREFDSTAGDLFADGEIPGFVHLYIGEEAVAVGACAALDEEDYITSTHRGHGHCIAKGLDPNRMMAELFGRRDGYCNGKGGSMHIADVEANMLGANGIVGAGPPLATGAALTSQFKGEDRVALAFLGDGAVAQGQVHEAINLAATWDLPAVFLVENNHFGEGTPADEQHNIENLSETAESYNIPGFTVDGMDVTAVNEAVAEARDRARNGEGPTLIEADTYRYRGHFEGDPEPYRDEEDVQQWRDRDPIDTFAERLIDRGDLTEEELDEMRSEVQAEIEAAVEYARDADLPEPSEAYDDMFGEPVPEIEQFASRLRADGAGGE is encoded by the coding sequence ATGTCATCAATTTCAATCGAAGATACCGACGGGAGGCGCGAGATCCTCCGACGGATGCTGACGATACGGGAGTTCGACAGCACCGCGGGTGACCTCTTCGCCGACGGAGAGATCCCGGGGTTCGTACACCTTTACATCGGCGAGGAAGCGGTCGCGGTCGGTGCCTGCGCCGCGCTGGACGAGGAGGACTACATCACGAGCACCCACCGCGGCCACGGCCACTGCATCGCGAAGGGGCTCGATCCGAACCGGATGATGGCCGAACTGTTCGGCCGGCGCGACGGCTACTGCAACGGCAAGGGCGGCTCGATGCACATCGCCGACGTCGAGGCGAACATGCTCGGCGCGAACGGCATCGTCGGGGCCGGCCCGCCGCTGGCGACCGGGGCCGCGCTGACGAGCCAGTTCAAGGGCGAAGACCGCGTCGCGCTCGCGTTCCTGGGCGACGGGGCCGTCGCGCAGGGGCAGGTCCACGAGGCGATCAACCTCGCGGCGACGTGGGACCTCCCTGCGGTGTTCCTCGTCGAGAACAACCACTTCGGAGAGGGGACGCCCGCCGACGAACAGCACAACATCGAGAACCTGAGCGAGACCGCGGAGTCGTACAACATCCCGGGCTTCACCGTCGACGGGATGGACGTCACGGCCGTGAACGAGGCCGTCGCGGAGGCCCGCGACCGCGCACGCAACGGCGAGGGGCCGACGCTCATCGAGGCCGACACCTACCGCTACCGCGGCCACTTCGAGGGCGATCCCGAACCCTACCGCGACGAGGAGGACGTCCAGCAGTGGCGCGACCGCGACCCGATCGACACGTTCGCCGAGCGCCTCATCGACCGCGGCGACCTGACCGAGGAGGAACTCGATGAGATGCGCTCGGAGGTGCAGGCCGAGATCGAGGCCGCAGTCGAGTACGCCCGCGACGCGGACCTGCCGGAGCCCTCGGAGGCGTACGACGACATGTTCGGCGAACCGGTCCCCGAGATCGAACAGTTCGCGAGCCGGCTCCGGGCCGACGGAGCGGGAGGTGAATGA
- a CDS encoding S9 family peptidase encodes MPHDIERYLNVRSAYGASFSPDDDRVAFLMDTTGVPQVWTVAEPGGWPEQRTFFDERVTFVSWSPEREEFAFGMDEGGNERQQLFRYDLPTGEITNLTGSLDAKHRWGGWSHDGERFAFAANRRDESVFDVYVQSRETAGEGAELVAEGDGWLTLGGWSPDDSQLLVTEAYSNFDQDVAVLDVETGETTELTPHEGTVRFQSAEWGPAGERVYLVSDRESDTLDLWCVDVETGEFTLVAEDPDWEIDGVAVDEETGRIAYSTNVDGYTELTVGDVVAAGEVEERPTPDLPEGVAGGVAFDSAGERFAVTVTRRGDPANVYVVEDETGTAERWTRAATAGIPRDSFVEPELVHYPTFDGREIPAFFSLPETDTGHGETPVIVDIHGGPESQRRPSFSAVTQYFLANGYAVFEPNVRGSAGYGKAYGHLDDVENRMDAVADVEAAVEWLHDHPAVDPDRIVAMGGSYGGFVVLAAMTEYPDLWAAGIDIVGIANFVTFLENTGEWRRELREAEYGSLDGDREFLESISPLNTIEEIRAPLFVLHGENDPRVPVSEAHQLVEAASEHVPVRELVFEDEGHGFTKLENRIAAYESIVEFLAEHVDDRT; translated from the coding sequence ATGCCCCACGACATCGAGCGGTACCTCAACGTCCGGAGCGCCTACGGCGCCTCTTTCTCCCCCGACGACGACCGCGTCGCGTTTCTGATGGACACGACGGGCGTCCCGCAGGTCTGGACCGTCGCCGAACCCGGCGGGTGGCCCGAGCAGCGCACGTTCTTCGACGAGCGGGTGACGTTCGTCTCGTGGTCGCCCGAGCGCGAGGAGTTCGCCTTCGGAATGGACGAGGGCGGTAACGAGCGCCAGCAACTGTTCCGGTACGACCTCCCGACCGGGGAGATCACGAACCTCACGGGGTCGCTCGACGCGAAACACCGCTGGGGCGGGTGGAGCCACGACGGCGAGCGGTTCGCCTTCGCCGCCAACCGCCGAGACGAGTCGGTCTTCGACGTCTACGTGCAGTCGCGCGAGACGGCCGGGGAAGGCGCCGAGCTCGTCGCCGAGGGCGACGGCTGGCTGACGCTCGGCGGCTGGTCGCCCGACGACTCCCAACTGCTCGTGACGGAGGCGTACTCGAACTTCGATCAGGACGTCGCCGTCCTCGACGTCGAGACCGGCGAGACGACGGAGCTAACCCCACACGAGGGCACCGTCCGGTTCCAGAGCGCCGAGTGGGGGCCGGCGGGCGAGCGCGTCTACCTCGTCTCCGACCGCGAGAGCGACACCCTCGACCTGTGGTGCGTCGACGTCGAGACCGGCGAGTTCACCCTCGTCGCCGAGGATCCCGACTGGGAGATCGACGGCGTCGCCGTCGACGAGGAGACCGGGCGGATCGCCTACTCGACGAACGTCGACGGGTACACCGAACTGACCGTCGGCGACGTCGTCGCTGCGGGCGAGGTCGAAGAGCGCCCGACCCCCGACCTCCCCGAGGGCGTCGCGGGCGGCGTCGCCTTCGACTCCGCGGGCGAGCGGTTCGCCGTCACGGTGACGCGGCGGGGCGATCCGGCGAACGTCTACGTCGTCGAGGACGAAACGGGCACGGCGGAGCGGTGGACGCGCGCGGCGACCGCCGGGATCCCGCGGGACTCCTTCGTCGAACCCGAACTCGTCCACTACCCGACGTTCGACGGGCGGGAGATCCCGGCGTTCTTTTCGCTGCCGGAGACCGACACGGGTCACGGCGAGACGCCGGTGATCGTGGACATCCACGGCGGGCCGGAATCGCAGCGTCGGCCCTCCTTCAGCGCGGTCACGCAGTACTTCCTCGCGAACGGCTACGCCGTCTTCGAGCCGAACGTCCGCGGATCGGCGGGCTACGGCAAGGCCTACGGACACCTCGACGACGTCGAAAACCGGATGGACGCGGTCGCCGACGTCGAGGCCGCCGTCGAGTGGCTCCACGACCACCCGGCGGTCGATCCCGACCGGATCGTCGCGATGGGCGGCTCCTACGGCGGGTTCGTGGTGCTCGCCGCGATGACCGAGTACCCCGACCTGTGGGCCGCCGGCATCGACATCGTCGGCATCGCGAACTTCGTGACCTTTCTTGAGAACACCGGCGAGTGGCGCCGGGAACTCCGCGAAGCCGAGTACGGCTCTCTGGACGGAGACAGAGAGTTCCTGGAGTCGATATCGCCGCTCAACACCATCGAGGAGATCCGCGCGCCGCTTTTCGTCCTCCACGGCGAGAACGACCCCCGCGTCCCCGTCTCTGAGGCCCACCAGCTCGTCGAGGCGGCGAGCGAGCACGTCCCGGTCCGCGAACTCGTCTTCGAGGACGAGGGCCACGGGTTCACGAAGCTCGAAAACCGGATCGCCGCCTACGAGTCGATCGTCGAGTTCCTCGCCGAGCACGTCGACGACCGGACGTGA
- a CDS encoding GAF domain-containing protein — translation MSRDAAGGRVLVVVPGTADGLETADSRGEDDVSAGSEGGDSRNRDEDMGGDAADRGAPFLRGGKPVSDPEAGAGEEGEEAEYSDENGPAKPSDRDGSTPGAGGSAGRPCDPEAVLAVLEEELDAEVVVRCGETATEYVSELGPTLDCVVVLGDDRQLIHDLIEEGSVTTIVCEPPVIGRIDDSVVGEDSTGELVERVRVELQNDLTRNDLRESNARLAALSHYAEDITACETVDAVVDRTLEATTDALAFDYCVVFLVEGERLVPRASALPEPGVNTADVTEGIAGRTLASGEAEIVEDIQSDPDAIPEHGDLHGGLSVPIGERGVIQVASTDRDAFDERDREFVEILAGYTREALERIEREVTLRTERDRLHAFFGDLPVPAVHVERRDGVTAVREANRAYAGQFGEIEPGTRLSEVVRSETERRQYESALDTETVTTGTVDRTSGDDAAGEFALSVVPVSPPGTAECAYGIYIDQTVGLLDALSFRNACD, via the coding sequence ATGTCGAGAGATGCTGCTGGGGGACGCGTGCTGGTCGTCGTTCCGGGGACGGCCGACGGTCTCGAGACAGCAGACTCTCGTGGCGAAGACGACGTGTCGGCCGGATCGGAGGGCGGCGACTCCCGGAACCGTGACGAGGATATGGGAGGCGACGCCGCCGATCGCGGTGCTCCGTTCCTCCGCGGTGGGAAGCCGGTATCCGACCCCGAGGCGGGTGCGGGCGAAGAGGGCGAGGAGGCGGAGTACTCGGACGAGAACGGCCCGGCGAAGCCGTCGGATCGGGACGGGTCGACGCCGGGCGCCGGCGGGAGCGCGGGTCGACCCTGCGATCCGGAAGCGGTCCTGGCCGTGCTGGAAGAGGAACTCGACGCCGAGGTGGTGGTCCGCTGCGGGGAGACCGCGACGGAGTACGTCTCTGAACTCGGGCCGACCCTCGATTGCGTCGTCGTCCTCGGCGACGACAGGCAACTGATCCACGACCTCATCGAAGAGGGGTCGGTCACGACCATCGTCTGCGAGCCCCCGGTGATCGGGCGTATCGACGACTCCGTCGTCGGTGAAGACTCCACCGGAGAACTCGTCGAACGGGTTCGAGTCGAACTGCAGAACGACCTCACGCGGAACGACCTCCGCGAATCGAACGCGCGGTTGGCCGCGTTGAGCCACTACGCCGAGGACATCACCGCCTGCGAGACGGTCGATGCCGTCGTCGACAGAACCCTGGAGGCGACGACCGACGCCCTGGCGTTCGATTACTGCGTCGTCTTCCTCGTGGAGGGCGAACGGCTCGTCCCGCGGGCGTCGGCGCTGCCCGAACCGGGGGTGAACACCGCCGACGTAACCGAGGGAATCGCCGGTCGAACGCTCGCGAGTGGCGAGGCCGAGATCGTCGAAGACATACAGTCGGACCCGGACGCGATTCCCGAACACGGCGACCTCCACGGGGGGCTGAGCGTCCCGATCGGCGAGCGCGGGGTGATCCAGGTGGCGTCGACCGACCGCGACGCGTTCGACGAGCGGGACAGGGAGTTCGTCGAGATTCTCGCGGGGTACACGCGCGAGGCGCTCGAACGGATCGAACGGGAGGTGACCCTCCGCACGGAGCGCGATCGGCTCCACGCCTTCTTCGGGGACCTGCCCGTCCCGGCGGTCCACGTGGAGCGTCGAGACGGCGTCACGGCCGTCCGGGAGGCCAACCGGGCCTACGCCGGCCAGTTCGGCGAGATCGAACCGGGGACGCGCCTCTCGGAGGTCGTCCGGAGCGAGACGGAGCGCCGGCAGTACGAATCCGCGCTCGACACGGAGACTGTCACGACCGGAACCGTCGACCGGACGAGCGGCGACGACGCCGCCGGGGAGTTCGCACTCAGCGTCGTTCCGGTGTCGCCGCCGGGGACCGCCGAGTGCGCGTACGGGATCTACATCGATCAGACGGTTGGACTCCTCGATGCCCTCAGCTTTCGGAACGCGTGCGACTGA
- a CDS encoding cobalamin B12-binding domain-containing protein, producing MSADAEGAHRHRPIRCLIAKVGLDGHDRGAHVIARAFRDAGFEVVYSGLHRAPEEVVQAAVQEDVDVLGLSILSGAHNTLVPKVVEGLKEYDAFEDTLLIVGGIVPEGDREDLHSMGVAAVFGPGTPMEETVEFVRENAPRRE from the coding sequence ATGAGCGCCGACGCCGAGGGAGCACACAGACACCGCCCCATCCGGTGTCTCATCGCGAAGGTGGGACTGGACGGCCACGACCGGGGTGCGCACGTCATCGCCCGCGCGTTCCGGGACGCCGGCTTCGAGGTCGTCTACTCCGGGCTACACCGTGCGCCCGAGGAAGTCGTGCAGGCGGCCGTCCAGGAGGACGTCGACGTGCTCGGCCTGTCGATCCTCTCGGGCGCGCACAACACGCTCGTCCCGAAGGTCGTCGAGGGCCTGAAGGAGTACGACGCCTTCGAGGACACGCTGTTGATCGTCGGCGGGATCGTCCCCGAGGGAGACCGCGAGGACCTCCACTCGATGGGCGTCGCGGCCGTCTTCGGTCCCGGGACGCCGATGGAGGAGACCGTCGAGTTCGTGCGGGAGAACGCCCCGCGCCGCGAGTGA
- the meaB gene encoding methylmalonyl Co-A mutase-associated GTPase MeaB, which translates to MDRSNTERGVDTDPETVARNRDLVESLLDGKHRALARVITRIENREPGHRDLVSRLYGHAGSARVVGVTGSPGAGKSTLVDKLAEAYRERGDTVGIIAVDPSSPYSGGSVLGDRIRMASTVGDMDVFVRSMSTRGRLGGLSTATTDAVTALDAFGKDVIVVETVGAGQSEVDVVRTADTVAVLVQPGSGDDVQMLKAGILEIGDVFVVNKADTDGVERTVAELEEMIRGRDGTRRVANGRSNSGSVAGHHGTETPGGGSSTRRSGTADRGDGEFDGSGGREFDDSGSREFDDSGDVAGGESARDTWRPPVVETVATTGSGIEDLVEALDGHAAYLRESGDDETRALDRIGEEIRRLVRSDGNELLAAEIRRRGGIESLARRVLDGETDPYTVATSIVRPVRECIEGGLENGDEGERSPDDEPTRR; encoded by the coding sequence ATGGATCGATCGAACACGGAACGCGGAGTCGACACGGACCCGGAGACGGTCGCCCGCAATCGCGATCTCGTCGAGTCGCTGCTCGACGGCAAACACCGCGCGCTTGCCAGGGTCATCACGCGGATCGAGAACCGAGAGCCGGGACACCGTGACCTGGTCTCGCGGCTCTACGGCCACGCCGGATCCGCGAGAGTCGTCGGGGTGACGGGCAGCCCCGGCGCGGGGAAGTCGACGCTCGTGGACAAACTGGCCGAGGCCTACCGCGAGCGCGGCGACACGGTCGGGATCATCGCCGTCGACCCCTCCTCGCCCTACTCGGGCGGGTCCGTCCTCGGCGATCGGATCCGGATGGCCTCGACCGTCGGCGATATGGACGTGTTCGTCCGTTCGATGAGCACGCGCGGTCGCCTCGGGGGACTGTCGACGGCGACGACGGACGCCGTCACGGCGCTCGACGCCTTCGGCAAGGACGTGATCGTCGTCGAGACCGTCGGGGCCGGCCAGAGCGAGGTCGACGTCGTCCGCACCGCCGACACGGTCGCGGTGCTCGTCCAGCCGGGCAGCGGCGACGACGTCCAGATGTTGAAGGCGGGGATATTGGAAATCGGCGACGTCTTCGTCGTCAACAAGGCCGACACCGACGGCGTCGAGCGAACCGTCGCGGAGTTAGAAGAGATGATCCGCGGTCGGGACGGGACCCGGCGCGTCGCGAACGGCCGGTCGAACTCGGGATCGGTCGCGGGCCACCACGGCACCGAAACGCCGGGTGGTGGGTCGTCGACGCGTCGCTCGGGGACAGCGGATCGAGGCGACGGGGAGTTCGACGGTAGCGGTGGCAGGGAATTCGACGATAGCGGTAGCAGGGAGTTCGACGATAGCGGCGACGTCGCGGGCGGCGAGAGCGCCCGCGACACCTGGCGGCCGCCGGTCGTCGAGACCGTCGCGACCACCGGGTCGGGGATCGAGGACCTCGTCGAGGCGCTGGACGGACACGCCGCGTACCTGCGGGAGTCCGGCGACGACGAGACGCGGGCGCTCGACAGAATCGGCGAGGAGATCCGGCGGCTCGTCCGGAGCGACGGCAACGAGTTGCTGGCGGCCGAGATCCGTCGACGCGGCGGCATCGAGTCGCTGGCGCGGCGCGTTCTCGACGGCGAGACCGATCCGTACACGGTCGCCACGTCGATCGTCCGGCCGGTCCGGGAGTGCATCGAAGGGGGCCTCGAAAACGGCGACGAGGGAGAGCGATCCCCTGACGACGAGCCCACCCGTCGGTGA
- a CDS encoding alpha/beta fold hydrolase, with product MRRRALAAGLAIGTGAVALANTALRRRTPELEPPLAGTHRTFEWNGIDVRYTEAGDPDDPDLLLLHGINAAGSSGEFREVFGDLADDYHVIAPDLPGFGTSERPPLRYSATLYEEFVRDFLSEFDRPAVVASSLTGAYLSAVADDLDLDSVVLICPTERGGPDRNLFARELLRSPVVGEALFNLLASKPSIRYFNADHGYYDMDRVSESWMDYEWRTAHRPNARYAPASFVSGFLNAEIDLEEALSEMSAPVTLLWGREADITPLKRGRDLAAGADCRLVVIDDAKLLPHVEFPEQALDVIRDAI from the coding sequence ATGCGCCGCCGCGCTCTCGCCGCCGGACTCGCGATCGGAACCGGAGCCGTCGCCCTCGCGAACACCGCACTGCGACGACGAACGCCCGAGTTGGAGCCGCCGCTCGCGGGAACCCACCGCACGTTCGAGTGGAACGGCATCGACGTCCGGTACACGGAGGCCGGCGACCCCGACGATCCGGACCTCCTCCTCCTGCACGGGATCAACGCCGCCGGCTCCAGCGGCGAGTTCCGCGAGGTCTTCGGGGACCTCGCCGACGACTACCACGTTATCGCCCCCGACCTCCCGGGGTTCGGGACCTCCGAACGGCCGCCGCTCCGGTACTCCGCGACGCTGTACGAGGAGTTCGTCCGCGACTTCCTCTCGGAGTTCGACCGCCCGGCCGTGGTGGCCTCCTCGCTGACCGGCGCGTACCTCAGTGCGGTCGCGGACGACCTGGATCTCGACTCCGTCGTCCTCATCTGCCCGACCGAACGCGGCGGCCCGGATCGCAACCTCTTCGCCCGCGAACTCCTCCGATCGCCCGTCGTCGGCGAGGCGCTTTTCAACCTGCTCGCGTCGAAGCCGTCGATCCGCTACTTCAACGCCGACCACGGCTACTACGATATGGATCGAGTGAGCGAGTCGTGGATGGACTACGAGTGGCGGACCGCCCACCGGCCGAACGCCCGCTACGCGCCCGCGTCGTTCGTCAGCGGCTTTCTCAACGCCGAAATCGACCTCGAAGAAGCCCTCTCCGAGATGAGCGCGCCGGTGACGCTGCTGTGGGGTCGCGAGGCCGACATCACGCCGCTGAAGCGAGGGCGCGACCTCGCGGCGGGGGCCGACTGCCGACTCGTGGTGATCGACGACGCGAAACTGCTCCCGCACGTGGAGTTCCCCGAGCAGGCCCTCGACGTGATCCGGGACGCGATCTGA
- a CDS encoding NAD(+)/NADH kinase — MSDGSPTNGRSILVRGRGSPSDAVVDAAAERDGVSVARVDATARGADGDDDPDVVFAVGESALLTLASTPTDRPVVPVEAGTGRYDVASEDVTAAVDAAATGRYETVAHPIVDAAVNGEPAGAALADVTLMTSAPARISEYGIESPDGWTERVRSDGVVVATPLGSAGYARAVGGPLLAPATGLVTVPVSPYAMHTDAWVVRPPVRLTVERDEAAVSLRLDDRVAVESVPPNTPVEVGVDRELSLVRPQSIGDF, encoded by the coding sequence GTGAGTGACGGTTCGCCGACGAACGGCCGTTCCATCCTCGTCCGCGGCCGCGGCTCGCCGAGCGACGCCGTCGTCGACGCGGCCGCCGAGCGCGACGGCGTGTCGGTCGCGCGGGTCGACGCGACCGCCCGCGGAGCCGACGGCGACGACGATCCCGACGTCGTCTTCGCCGTGGGCGAATCCGCGCTGCTCACACTCGCGTCGACGCCGACCGATCGCCCGGTCGTCCCCGTCGAGGCGGGGACGGGTCGGTACGACGTGGCCTCCGAGGACGTGACTGCGGCGGTCGACGCCGCGGCGACGGGCCGATACGAGACCGTGGCGCACCCGATCGTCGACGCCGCGGTAAACGGGGAACCGGCGGGGGCCGCTCTTGCCGACGTGACGCTCATGACGTCCGCGCCGGCGCGGATCTCCGAGTACGGCATCGAATCGCCCGACGGGTGGACCGAACGGGTTCGGTCCGACGGCGTCGTCGTCGCGACGCCCCTGGGGAGCGCGGGGTACGCGCGGGCCGTGGGCGGCCCGCTTCTCGCGCCCGCGACGGGACTCGTGACGGTTCCGGTCTCGCCCTACGCGATGCACACCGACGCCTGGGTGGTGCGGCCGCCGGTCAGACTCACCGTCGAGCGCGACGAGGCAGCGGTTTCACTCCGCCTCGACGACAGGGTCGCCGTCGAGTCGGTCCCGCCGAACACGCCGGTCGAAGTGGGCGTCGACCGGGAACTCTCGCTCGTCCGACCGCAGTCGATCGGCGATTTCTGA
- a CDS encoding DUF7313 family protein, whose protein sequence is MQPLQFLVPLDAVEALAPVLPLVVFGFVVLNLLTRILQHRKHAAQADDGDDDAINRWLPHTLTTLGMVFASFLFMIVAPHGGMVMSVLALSVFVSDFFEFESRRVEARSKSKDLERPTAAIGASVFALLYASYQSFFYLIEPVWNSII, encoded by the coding sequence ATGCAACCGCTACAGTTCCTCGTCCCGCTCGACGCGGTGGAGGCGCTCGCGCCCGTGCTTCCGCTCGTCGTCTTCGGCTTTGTGGTCCTCAACCTGCTGACCCGCATCTTGCAACACCGCAAGCACGCGGCGCAGGCGGACGACGGCGACGACGACGCCATAAATCGGTGGCTGCCGCACACGCTCACCACGCTCGGGATGGTGTTCGCGTCGTTCCTCTTCATGATCGTCGCGCCGCACGGCGGAATGGTGATGTCGGTGCTCGCGCTCTCGGTGTTCGTCTCGGATTTCTTCGAGTTCGAGTCCCGTCGCGTGGAGGCGCGCTCGAAGAGCAAGGACCTCGAACGGCCGACCGCGGCCATCGGCGCGTCGGTGTTCGCGCTGCTGTACGCCAGCTACCAGAGCTTCTTCTACCTCATCGAGCCGGTCTGGAACTCGATCATCTGA
- a CDS encoding DUF7314 family protein, producing MADEFVKGLGIFTGAGLAWMVLAGWYRTPSFESQEQLVSPVSLSDSATMFDTLGVLLMDMFFWFAIIGALTFWVGIPVIRQAREALEERAQ from the coding sequence ATGGCTGACGAGTTCGTCAAAGGACTGGGCATCTTCACGGGTGCGGGGCTCGCGTGGATGGTCCTCGCGGGGTGGTACCGAACGCCGAGCTTCGAGAGCCAGGAGCAGCTCGTCTCCCCGGTGTCGCTGAGCGACTCCGCGACGATGTTCGACACGCTGGGCGTCCTGCTGATGGATATGTTCTTCTGGTTCGCGATCATCGGCGCGCTGACGTTCTGGGTCGGGATCCCCGTGATCCGACAGGCTCGCGAGGCGCTCGAAGAGCGCGCGCAGTAG
- a CDS encoding DUF7315 family membrane protein: MADGPTDPAAEQSAATTSDASEDAAGEQSGETADRERRGRDVVVPMRLYKTVTVFSTLIAVVSVVFGFMLLDAATLSVSFLGNFVRGALAAVGLGVADGILSTVFAVVGLSIIAFGAGVYVIGTRFRARGMGKSQEDSGEGSNNDG, from the coding sequence CTGGCGGACGGGCCGACCGATCCGGCGGCAGAGCAGTCGGCGGCGACGACCTCCGACGCCTCCGAGGACGCCGCGGGGGAGCAGTCGGGCGAGACCGCCGACCGAGAGCGTCGCGGCCGCGACGTCGTCGTGCCGATGCGGCTCTACAAGACCGTGACGGTGTTCTCGACGCTGATCGCCGTCGTGAGCGTCGTGTTCGGATTCATGCTCCTCGACGCCGCGACGCTGAGCGTGAGCTTCCTCGGGAACTTCGTCCGCGGTGCGCTCGCCGCGGTCGGCCTCGGCGTCGCCGACGGGATCTTGAGCACCGTCTTCGCCGTGGTCGGGCTCTCGATCATCGCCTTCGGCGCCGGCGTGTACGTGATCGGAACGCGCTTTCGCGCCCGCGGAATGGGAAAGTCTCAAGAGGACTCCGGCGAAGGTTCGAACAACGATGGCTGA